The bacterium genomic sequence TCAATGACTTACGGAGTGAGTCATTGATTTGGGCGCCCCGTGCGGGGCGCATTGATGACTTTTTGCGAAGTCATCAAACTTCAAACCATTTCTATTTCTAAACTCTGCACGCTGCACTCAGCACCCTAAATTACATTTTGTACTTGCTGTAATCCTCAGGATCCATGTTCTCAAGCATTTCAAGCCATTCATCTTTCTGATTTATGGCAGCATCTTTCTCAATGGTGGACATGTCTACGGCAGATTGATCCAGGACATCCTCCATTACATAGATCGGTGCCTCCGATCTTACCGCAAGTGCAACGGCATCCGAGGGTCTCGAATCCATTTCCATACTACTCGTATCGGAGTTCAGGTAGATAACCGCATAAAATGTGGTGTCCTTGAGGTCGGTAATAACC encodes the following:
- a CDS encoding bifunctional nuclease family protein; the protein is MEIPVSIHGLAMDPKNNSPILLLKVDGAQKALPVWIGAYEANAIAMCLASMESPRPMTHDLLYNTVIQAGYEVTKVVITDLKDTTFYAVIYLNSDTSSMEMDSRPSDAVALAVRSEAPIYVMEDVLDQSAVDMSTIEKDAAINQKDEWLEMLENMDPEDYSKYKM